A genome region from Dickeya dadantii NCPPB 898 includes the following:
- a CDS encoding phage baseplate assembly protein V, with protein MNTYEYLSEIQRALRNLIRIGVITEVDTQQARCRVQTGGMVTGWLHWLSRRAGSSREWWAPSVGEQVLLLAIGGELNTAFVLPGIYSEHHPAPSASADACHIRFPDGAVMEYEPANGALTVTGIKSATVVASESVTVTTKNVTVNASQRITLDTPEVVCTHKLITQTIDVQQGGSITGSVTHSGGSFSSNGVVVHTHQHSGVQNGGGTTGGPL; from the coding sequence ATGAATACATACGAATATCTCTCCGAAATCCAGCGCGCGCTGCGTAACCTGATTCGTATCGGCGTCATCACCGAGGTCGATACCCAACAGGCACGCTGCCGCGTGCAGACCGGTGGCATGGTCACCGGATGGCTCCACTGGCTGTCCCGTCGTGCGGGGAGTTCCCGCGAATGGTGGGCGCCGTCGGTGGGTGAACAGGTGTTATTGCTTGCAATAGGAGGCGAACTCAATACGGCATTTGTCTTACCGGGTATTTACAGCGAACATCATCCGGCCCCATCGGCTTCTGCGGATGCCTGCCACATCCGCTTCCCTGATGGCGCGGTGATGGAATACGAGCCGGCCAACGGCGCGCTGACGGTCACCGGTATCAAGAGCGCGACGGTCGTCGCATCGGAATCGGTGACCGTCACCACGAAAAACGTCACCGTCAACGCCAGCCAACGCATCACGCTGGACACCCCGGAAGTCGTCTGTACGCACAAATTAATCACCCAGACTATCGACGTGCAGCAAGGCGGCAGCATTACCGGCAGCGTCACCCACTCGGGGGGAAGCTTCTCCTCCAATGGCGTGGTGGTGCATACCCATCAGCATAGCGGCGTACAAAATGGCGGCGGCACAACAGGAGGACCTCTATGA
- a CDS encoding GPW/gp25 family protein → MTSTSYTGMNRNTGGSLSDLEHLRQSVRDILTTPQGSRVMRRDYGSLLSTLIDQPQTPALKLQVQAACYVALLKWEPRLTLTSIAMESHYDGQLIVDISGTLAGNGTSLSLTIPVS, encoded by the coding sequence ATGACCAGCACGTCATACACCGGCATGAATCGCAACACCGGCGGCAGCCTCAGCGATCTGGAACATTTGCGTCAAAGCGTGCGCGATATCCTGACCACCCCGCAAGGCAGCCGGGTCATGCGGCGCGATTACGGTTCGCTGCTTTCCACCCTGATCGACCAACCGCAAACGCCCGCGCTGAAGTTACAGGTGCAGGCGGCCTGCTATGTCGCCTTGCTGAAGTGGGAGCCGCGGCTGACGCTGACGTCCATCGCAATGGAAAGCCACTACGACGGCCAGTTGATTGTGGATATTTCCGGCACCCTGGCCGGCAACGGCACATCCCTTTCGTTAACCATTCCCGTGAGCTGA
- a CDS encoding baseplate assembly protein: MPLIDLSQLPAPSVVETLDYETLYATRKETLLSLYSADEREAIARALTLESEPMVKLLQENAYRELLLRQRINEAAQAGMLAFAQGNDLDQLGANVNVSRLVITPADNTTVPPIAAVMESDTDFRLRIQQAYEGLSVAGSIGAYQFHGRSASGQVADISVISPGPAQVLVSVLSRENDGTASDTLIATVNAALNAEDVRPVADRVTVQSAVIVPYDINATLYLYPGPEAEPIRATAEKKLQSYVSTQHRLGRDIRRSAIYAALHVEGVQRVELARPAADIVLDDTQASHCTGYTLTLGGTDE, from the coding sequence ATGCCTCTTATCGATTTAAGTCAGTTACCCGCCCCCAGCGTGGTCGAAACGCTGGATTATGAAACCCTGTACGCCACACGCAAAGAAACCCTGCTGTCGCTCTACAGCGCCGACGAGCGCGAAGCCATTGCGCGCGCCCTGACGCTGGAATCGGAGCCGATGGTGAAACTGCTGCAGGAAAACGCTTACCGCGAGCTGCTGCTGCGCCAGCGCATCAATGAAGCCGCTCAGGCCGGGATGTTGGCGTTTGCTCAGGGCAACGATCTGGACCAGTTGGGCGCCAACGTCAACGTCTCCCGACTGGTGATCACCCCGGCTGACAATACCACCGTTCCCCCGATCGCCGCCGTGATGGAGTCCGATACCGATTTCCGCCTGCGTATTCAGCAGGCTTACGAAGGCCTGAGCGTGGCCGGCTCCATCGGCGCCTACCAGTTCCACGGGCGCAGCGCCAGCGGTCAGGTAGCGGATATCTCGGTCATCAGCCCCGGTCCCGCTCAGGTGCTGGTGTCGGTCCTGTCGCGGGAAAACGACGGTACGGCCAGCGATACGCTGATCGCCACCGTCAATGCGGCGCTCAATGCCGAAGACGTTAGGCCGGTGGCCGACCGGGTTACCGTCCAATCGGCAGTGATCGTTCCTTACGATATCAATGCCACGCTTTACCTGTATCCCGGCCCGGAGGCCGAACCTATCCGCGCCACTGCCGAGAAGAAACTGCAGAGTTACGTCAGCACCCAGCATCGACTGGGCCGTGATATCCGCCGTTCCGCCATCTACGCCGCACTGCATGTGGAAGGGGTTCAGCGGGTAGAACTGGCTCGTCCGGCGGCGGATATCGTGCTGGACGATACTCAGGCGTCGCACTGCACCGGCTATACCCTGACGCTGGGGGGAACGGATGAATAA
- a CDS encoding phage tail protein I, with the protein MNKSPLLPPGSSPLEHAVAVTGASLETVPIPLRQLWNPDTCPVELLPYLAWTLSVDRWDESWTETVKRKVIRDAFFIHRHKGTIGALRRVVEPLGYLIRIKEWWQTGDTPGTFRLDIGIQESGITEESFQELERLIADAKPVSRQMLGLNINLDSSGPLLMGAGAYSGDELTIYPYFPETISVSGEEINGAAIHLIDDIYVGG; encoded by the coding sequence ATGAATAAAAGCCCCCTGCTGCCGCCCGGTTCATCGCCGCTGGAACACGCCGTTGCCGTCACCGGCGCCAGCCTGGAAACCGTGCCGATTCCCCTGCGCCAACTCTGGAATCCGGATACCTGCCCGGTCGAGCTGTTGCCTTATCTGGCCTGGACACTATCGGTTGACCGCTGGGATGAAAGCTGGACGGAAACCGTCAAACGCAAGGTCATCAGGGACGCGTTCTTTATCCACCGCCACAAGGGCACCATCGGCGCGCTGCGCCGGGTCGTTGAACCGCTGGGATACCTGATTCGCATCAAGGAATGGTGGCAAACCGGCGACACTCCCGGCACCTTCCGGCTGGATATCGGTATTCAGGAATCCGGGATCACCGAAGAGTCCTTTCAGGAGCTGGAGCGCCTGATTGCCGACGCCAAACCGGTTAGCCGCCAGATGCTGGGGTTAAACATCAATCTGGACAGTTCCGGCCCACTGTTAATGGGCGCCGGCGCCTATAGCGGCGACGAACTCACCATCTACCCCTATTTCCCGGAAACCATCAGCGTTTCTGGCGAAGAGATCAATGGGGCGGCGATTCACCTGATTGATGACATCTACGTCGGTGGTTGA
- a CDS encoding phage tail-collar fiber domain-containing protein has product MSTKYFALLTNTGAAKLANATALGSHLAITQMAVGDGGGSLPTPTPAQTKLVNEKRRAALNALSIDPQNTNQIMAEQVIPENEGGWWIREIGLYDSDGDLIAVANCAETYKPQLQEGSGRVQTVRMILIVSTTEAITLKIDPAVVLATRQYVDDSAIQVKAYADTQLNAHLAAPNPHPQYAPLNSPALTGAPTAPTAEKSVNSTQLATTAFVKNVALLKEQNGADIANKSAFLANLGLSDVLKSADLAGIPLPWPQATPPAGWLKCNGQAFDKNAFPKLALAYPGGVLPDLRGEFIRGWDDGRGA; this is encoded by the coding sequence ATGAGTACAAAATACTTTGCTTTACTGACGAACACCGGCGCGGCGAAGCTGGCTAACGCCACCGCGCTGGGTAGCCATCTGGCTATCACGCAAATGGCGGTGGGTGATGGCGGCGGCAGCCTGCCGACGCCGACACCCGCTCAAACCAAACTGGTCAATGAGAAACGCCGCGCCGCGCTCAACGCGCTAAGCATCGACCCGCAAAACACCAACCAGATCATGGCCGAGCAGGTAATTCCTGAGAATGAAGGCGGCTGGTGGATCCGCGAAATCGGTCTGTACGACAGCGACGGCGATCTGATCGCTGTCGCAAACTGCGCCGAAACCTATAAACCGCAGTTGCAGGAAGGGTCCGGCCGGGTGCAAACCGTGCGCATGATCCTGATTGTCAGCACGACCGAAGCCATTACCCTGAAGATTGACCCGGCGGTGGTGCTGGCCACTCGTCAATACGTCGATGATAGCGCCATTCAGGTCAAGGCCTACGCCGACACTCAACTCAACGCACATCTTGCAGCCCCCAACCCTCACCCGCAGTACGCACCACTCAATAGTCCGGCGCTGACCGGCGCACCCACCGCGCCAACAGCGGAGAAAAGTGTGAACTCCACACAGCTGGCGACTACCGCGTTTGTCAAAAACGTCGCTCTGCTCAAAGAGCAGAACGGCGCCGACATCGCTAACAAATCCGCTTTTCTCGCAAACCTGGGTTTAAGCGACGTGCTGAAAAGCGCCGACCTGGCCGGCATCCCGCTGCCCTGGCCGCAGGCGACGCCACCGGCCGGCTGGCTGAAATGCAACGGTCAGGCGTTCGACAAAAACGCCTTCCCCAAACTGGCGCTGGCGTACCCCGGCGGCGTCCTGCCGGATCTGCGCGGCGAATTTATTCGTGGCTGGGATGATGGGCGCGGGGC
- a CDS encoding phage tail protein, which yields LKSADLAGIPLPWPQATPPAGWLKCNGQAFDKNAFPKLALAYPGGVLPDLRGEFIRGWDDGRGADAGRALGSVQADELRSHKHRFINEYGTPTEGIIAFSDENNEKIEVTLSSGARAHTYIFMEKTGGVETRPRNIAFSYIVMAA from the coding sequence GCTGAAAAGCGCCGACCTGGCCGGCATCCCGCTGCCCTGGCCGCAGGCGACGCCACCGGCCGGCTGGCTGAAATGCAACGGTCAGGCGTTCGACAAAAACGCCTTCCCCAAACTGGCGCTGGCGTACCCCGGCGGCGTCCTGCCGGATCTGCGCGGCGAATTTATTCGTGGCTGGGATGATGGGCGCGGGGCGGATGCGGGGCGAGCCTTAGGTTCAGTGCAAGCGGATGAACTCCGATCTCACAAACACCGTTTCATTAATGAATATGGCACACCGACAGAAGGGATCATTGCATTTAGCGATGAGAATAATGAAAAGATTGAGGTCACGCTCTCATCGGGAGCACGTGCGCATACATACATTTTTATGGAGAAAACGGGGGGAGTTGAAACCCGCCCGCGCAACATCGCCTTTAGCTATATCGTAATGGCTGCCTGA
- a CDS encoding esterase-like activity of phytase family protein, whose amino-acid sequence MRLRLSFLPLLMLAQVVQAAEIQTEQYQITFPDNDRVSYRGKWQARFPNGFPMGVGSGLSFIGRDGDKLTFVTVTDRGPNADAPEYQGKDAKIFAAPDFTPSIMTITVDAKSAQATALHKLHDEAGAISGLPLPGSLVGTTNEVALSDGLQKLTDDRRGLDTEGITPDGQGGFWLSDEYGPFLIQVDAQGKILKKVGPTPLNGEQGVASGLPNILKWRQPNRGFEGITRMPDGRILAAVQSTLDIEGKTKNKALLTRLVSFDPATGKTAMYGYPLDADQWQKTGDAKIGDMVALNDHEVLVIEQGADKNKVMRNLIYRVDLSQASDLSTLDAKQSVEWNDAETLAKRGVVLAKKQQLVDLRQLGWKPEKAEGLALIDARTLAVTNDNDFGLQSVLVNPVKGVKKIGKYQVGVDGALLLDGKPVDTRLELEPLPKDDAVSQLWLIHLPQPLY is encoded by the coding sequence ATGCGTCTTCGTTTATCATTTCTCCCCTTGCTTATGCTGGCTCAGGTGGTTCAGGCCGCAGAGATTCAAACCGAGCAGTACCAGATTACTTTTCCTGATAACGATCGGGTCAGTTACCGCGGTAAATGGCAGGCGCGTTTCCCCAACGGTTTTCCAATGGGGGTTGGTTCCGGATTATCATTTATCGGGCGGGATGGCGATAAACTGACGTTTGTTACCGTTACCGATCGCGGCCCGAACGCCGATGCGCCGGAATATCAGGGCAAAGATGCGAAAATCTTCGCCGCACCTGATTTTACTCCCTCCATCATGACCATTACCGTGGATGCCAAAAGCGCGCAAGCCACGGCGCTGCACAAATTGCATGATGAAGCCGGCGCTATCAGCGGCTTGCCGTTACCCGGTTCGCTGGTCGGCACCACCAATGAAGTGGCACTCAGCGATGGATTGCAAAAATTAACCGATGACCGCCGTGGGCTGGACACCGAAGGCATTACGCCGGATGGTCAGGGGGGATTTTGGCTATCGGATGAATACGGTCCGTTCCTGATTCAGGTGGACGCGCAAGGAAAAATCCTGAAGAAAGTCGGCCCTACGCCGCTCAACGGAGAACAAGGCGTAGCCAGCGGCTTACCCAATATTCTTAAATGGCGCCAGCCGAATCGGGGCTTTGAAGGCATCACCCGCATGCCTGACGGCCGCATTCTGGCGGCGGTGCAAAGCACGCTGGATATCGAGGGGAAAACCAAAAACAAGGCGTTATTGACTCGCCTGGTTAGCTTTGATCCGGCAACGGGCAAAACCGCCATGTACGGCTATCCGCTGGATGCGGATCAGTGGCAAAAAACCGGTGACGCCAAAATTGGTGACATGGTGGCGCTCAACGACCATGAAGTACTGGTGATTGAACAAGGCGCGGATAAAAACAAGGTGATGCGTAACCTGATTTACCGCGTTGACCTGAGCCAGGCCAGCGACCTGAGCACGCTGGATGCGAAACAGTCAGTAGAGTGGAATGATGCCGAAACGCTGGCGAAACGCGGCGTCGTACTGGCGAAAAAGCAGCAACTGGTCGATTTGCGCCAACTGGGCTGGAAACCTGAGAAAGCAGAAGGGTTAGCGCTAATCGATGCCCGTACGCTGGCGGTCACCAACGACAACGATTTTGGTTTACAGTCCGTGCTGGTCAACCCCGTCAAAGGTGTAAAGAAGATCGGTAAATATCAGGTAGGCGTTGATGGTGCATTGCTACTGGATGGCAAGCCGGTCGACACCCGTCTGGAGCTGGAGCCGCTGCCAAAAGATGACGCCGTCAGCCAGTTGTGGCTCATCCACCTTCCCCAGCCGCTCTACTAG
- a CDS encoding MFS transporter produces MTGSTAIDVRQLINQRPLGAYQKLIVFLCFCIIALDGMDIAIMGFIAPSLKAAWGIGNAELAVVISAALIGLAIGAMVSGPLADWRGRKTIIIASVFLFGLWTLLTAFSQTLQHMVIFRFLTGLGLGAAMPNVGTLVSEFAPEKKRSFIITVVFCGFSFGAASGGFAASWMIPQWGWHSVLLMGGILPLLLVPFLLLKLPESVRFLVSKRADSRQIHHIVEKIAPGISQADSRFAMPVAEKTPAFAVQLVLSRSYRFGSVMLWGGYFFGLFMVYLLGSWLPTVIKEAGMSVTEATIITALYQAGGTFGSLFAGWLMDRVNPHLALGMIYAAGGVATAMIGFSHAYFVILAVVAFSSGFCLNGANTGMNALSARYYPTEARATGSGWMHGVGRMGAIMSAFAGAQVVSMGWGLTTMFTILAIPALLTSLMILAKGQFGYSRPAVAELSY; encoded by the coding sequence GTGACAGGTTCCACCGCGATTGACGTACGCCAGCTGATTAATCAGCGTCCTCTTGGCGCTTACCAGAAACTGATTGTTTTTCTTTGCTTTTGTATTATTGCACTCGATGGTATGGACATCGCCATCATGGGTTTTATCGCGCCATCGTTGAAAGCAGCCTGGGGAATCGGCAACGCGGAGCTGGCCGTGGTTATCAGCGCGGCGTTGATCGGCCTGGCCATCGGGGCGATGGTTTCCGGGCCACTGGCGGACTGGCGTGGCCGTAAAACGATCATTATCGCCAGCGTATTTTTATTCGGCTTGTGGACCTTATTGACCGCCTTCTCTCAAACCCTGCAGCACATGGTGATTTTCCGCTTTCTAACCGGTTTAGGTCTGGGGGCGGCGATGCCGAATGTCGGTACGCTGGTATCGGAGTTTGCGCCGGAGAAAAAACGCTCCTTCATCATCACCGTGGTCTTCTGCGGCTTCAGCTTCGGCGCGGCCAGCGGCGGATTTGCCGCCTCCTGGATGATTCCGCAGTGGGGCTGGCATTCCGTGTTGCTGATGGGCGGTATTCTGCCGTTGCTGCTGGTGCCGTTCCTGCTGCTGAAGCTGCCGGAGTCGGTGCGGTTCCTGGTCAGCAAGCGGGCGGATTCACGCCAGATTCATCATATCGTGGAGAAAATCGCTCCTGGCATCAGTCAGGCCGACAGCCGGTTCGCCATGCCCGTAGCAGAAAAAACGCCTGCGTTTGCCGTTCAGTTGGTGCTGTCTCGCTCTTACCGTTTTGGCAGCGTCATGTTGTGGGGCGGCTATTTCTTCGGTCTATTCATGGTGTATCTTTTGGGCAGTTGGCTGCCGACCGTCATCAAAGAAGCCGGCATGAGCGTAACCGAGGCCACCATTATTACCGCCCTGTATCAGGCAGGCGGCACGTTCGGTTCGCTGTTTGCCGGCTGGTTGATGGACCGCGTTAACCCGCATCTGGCGCTTGGCATGATTTACGCCGCCGGCGGCGTAGCCACCGCGATGATTGGTTTCAGCCACGCTTATTTCGTAATTCTGGCGGTGGTGGCGTTCAGCAGCGGATTTTGCCTCAACGGCGCCAACACCGGCATGAATGCGCTTTCCGCCCGTTACTACCCGACGGAAGCCCGCGCCACCGGCTCAGGCTGGATGCATGGAGTTGGCCGCATGGGCGCCATCATGAGCGCGTTTGCCGGCGCGCAGGTGGTCAGTATGGGATGGGGGCTGACCACCATGTTTACTATTCTGGCTATTCCCGCACTGTTGACGTCGCTGATGATTCTCGCCAAGGGACAATTCGGTTATAGCCGGCCCGCCGTTGCAGAGCTCAGTTACTAA
- a CDS encoding Smr/MutS family protein: protein MNPDEKMLFLDAMDDVKPLKPSTTVVHLKPVSAKTVLPHIDETEPDNFLITGFLDLFSCEIPLEFRREGIQQGVVDKLRQGKYPLDASLNLLRQPVDTCRQHLFAFMLQAQKDNLRNLLIIHGKSRHEKSHANVVRNYLFRWLQQFDAVQACGQAEQPFEHRRAGACDETAKKITPRIPHETNH from the coding sequence ATGAATCCTGATGAAAAAATGCTGTTTCTGGATGCCATGGACGATGTCAAACCGCTGAAGCCGTCCACTACCGTCGTTCATCTTAAGCCCGTCTCGGCGAAAACCGTCCTTCCCCACATCGATGAAACAGAGCCGGATAATTTTCTTATCACCGGTTTTCTCGATCTGTTTTCATGCGAAATTCCGCTGGAGTTCAGGCGGGAAGGTATTCAGCAAGGCGTGGTGGATAAACTGCGGCAGGGAAAGTATCCGCTGGATGCCAGCCTCAACCTACTCCGTCAGCCGGTTGATACCTGTCGGCAGCATTTGTTTGCGTTCATGTTGCAGGCTCAGAAGGATAACTTGCGTAATCTACTGATTATTCATGGCAAAAGTCGTCATGAAAAATCACACGCCAATGTCGTGCGCAATTACCTGTTCCGTTGGTTGCAGCAGTTTGACGCCGTGCAAGCCTGTGGTCAAGCAGAGCAACCGTTTGAACATCGCCGCGCCGGTGCCTGCGATGAAACAGCTAAAAAAATCACACCGAGGATACCGCACGAAACTAATCACTGA
- the smrA gene encoding DNA endonuclease SmrA, which yields MNPDEKMLFLDAMDDVKPLKPSTTVVHLKPVSAKTVLPHIDETEPDNFLITGFLDLFSCEIPLEFRREGIQQGVVDKLRQGKYPLDASLNLLRQPVDTCRQHLFAFMLQAQKDNLRNLLIIHGKSRHEKSHANVVRNYLFRWLQQFDAVQAFCTAQPFHGGAGACYVSLKKSDQARQDNRERHAKRSR from the coding sequence ATGAATCCTGATGAAAAAATGCTGTTTCTGGATGCCATGGACGATGTCAAACCGCTGAAGCCGTCCACTACCGTCGTTCATCTTAAGCCCGTCTCGGCGAAAACCGTCCTTCCCCACATCGATGAAACAGAGCCGGATAATTTTCTTATCACCGGTTTTCTCGATCTGTTTTCATGCGAAATTCCGCTGGAGTTCAGGCGGGAAGGTATTCAGCAAGGCGTGGTGGATAAACTGCGGCAGGGAAAGTATCCGCTGGATGCCAGCCTCAACCTACTCCGTCAGCCGGTTGATACCTGTCGGCAGCATTTGTTTGCGTTCATGTTGCAGGCTCAGAAGGATAACTTGCGTAATCTACTGATTATTCATGGCAAAAGTCGTCATGAAAAATCACACGCCAATGTCGTGCGCAATTACCTGTTCCGTTGGTTGCAGCAGTTTGACGCCGTGCAAGCCTTTTGTACCGCGCAACCGTTTCATGGCGGCGCCGGTGCCTGTTATGTGTCGCTTAAAAAATCCGACCAGGCTCGTCAGGATAATCGCGAGAGACACGCTAAACGCAGCCGTTGA
- a CDS encoding recombinase family protein: MLIGYARVSTSDQNTELQKNALVGANCELIFEDQASGKNARRPGLKRALRKLKRGDTLIVWKLDRLGRSVRDLITMVSDLQGRGIHFRSLTDAIDTSTPAGRFFFHVMSALAEMERELIVERTRAGLAAARAAGRIGGRRRIMTPDAIEHARTLLTNGATRWQIANIIGVSEKTIYKYFPATLPKLQIE; the protein is encoded by the coding sequence ATGCTTATTGGCTATGCCCGGGTATCCACCAGCGATCAAAATACCGAATTGCAGAAAAACGCGCTGGTTGGCGCAAATTGTGAACTGATTTTTGAAGATCAGGCCAGCGGTAAAAACGCCAGACGGCCGGGGCTGAAACGGGCATTACGCAAGCTCAAACGCGGCGACACCTTGATCGTATGGAAGCTGGACCGGCTGGGCCGCAGCGTGCGGGACCTGATTACCATGGTGTCGGACCTGCAGGGGCGTGGCATCCACTTTCGCAGCCTGACCGATGCGATTGATACCTCAACGCCGGCCGGCCGCTTCTTTTTCCATGTGATGAGCGCATTGGCCGAGATGGAGCGAGAACTGATCGTCGAACGCACCCGCGCCGGGCTGGCGGCCGCCCGGGCAGCGGGCCGCATCGGCGGTCGTCGGCGCATCATGACGCCAGACGCCATCGAACACGCCAGAACGCTGCTGACCAATGGCGCGACTCGCTGGCAAATCGCCAATATTATTGGCGTATCGGAAAAAACCATCTATAAATATTTCCCGGCAACATTGCCGAAACTACAAATAGAATAA
- a CDS encoding phage tail protein — MKKHGIPHAFELGFGKENLYKNNNVYIENISLECCHKACGEQQNTSTSPTDGTASTGTSSAGSLKDLVGIPQPWPLAEAPEGWLKCNGQAFDATKYPQLAKLYPAGTLPDLRGEFIRGWDDEGNIDTGRELLSKQHATNLRTAMLDYNGSDLNETKVYIGMAYSDADSVKATFSPNEIAYAPNGTDIGKNNAVDNGVYATSNYIIFNSNKPNWISVRPRNVAFNYIVKAG, encoded by the coding sequence ATGAAAAAACATGGTATTCCTCACGCTTTCGAACTGGGTTTTGGCAAAGAAAACCTGTACAAAAATAATAATGTTTATATTGAAAACATTTCTCTCGAATGCTGCCATAAAGCCTGCGGCGAACAGCAAAATACATCAACCTCCCCTACTGACGGCACCGCATCTACCGGCACATCGTCTGCCGGCAGCCTGAAAGATCTGGTGGGTATTCCGCAGCCCTGGCCACTGGCGGAAGCGCCGGAAGGCTGGCTGAAATGCAACGGGCAGGCGTTTGACGCCACCAAATATCCGCAGCTGGCAAAATTATACCCGGCCGGCACGCTGCCGGATTTGCGCGGCGAGTTTATTCGTGGCTGGGATGATGAAGGTAATATTGATACCGGACGCGAGTTATTATCAAAACAACACGCCACCAATCTGCGTACGGCGATGCTCGATTACAATGGTTCCGACCTCAATGAAACCAAAGTATATATTGGCATGGCATATTCCGATGCAGACAGCGTTAAGGCAACGTTTTCCCCTAACGAAATAGCCTATGCGCCCAATGGCACCGATATTGGCAAGAATAATGCCGTCGATAACGGTGTTTACGCCACCTCCAACTATATTATCTTTAACAGCAATAAACCGAACTGGATCAGTGTTCGCCCGCGCAACGTCGCCTTCAACTATATCGTCAAGGCAGGCTAA
- a CDS encoding tail fiber assembly protein, with translation MAMQNETDIQFNAQGLSLSAGYITVYHIDPQSREYIGSTREYLMEGIGIPAHSFLDAPPQTQPQQAILRRSDASGWDSVADYRGQTTYDKQTRQASIITQPGDLPETLTLLPPATAYDVWQNDGWVTDAKTQQAAQVSAAQQQMASYLAQAEKRLAVLQYAVELEMATEQETQALKNWKTYMVQLSRLDVSSAPAIDWPTMPA, from the coding sequence ATGGCAATGCAAAACGAGACTGATATTCAGTTTAATGCACAGGGGCTGAGCCTGAGCGCCGGCTACATTACGGTTTACCATATCGACCCCCAGTCACGGGAATATATCGGTAGTACCCGGGAATATCTGATGGAAGGCATCGGCATTCCGGCACACAGCTTTCTCGATGCCCCGCCGCAAACGCAGCCGCAGCAGGCTATTCTGCGACGTAGCGATGCGTCCGGCTGGGACAGCGTTGCCGATTATCGCGGCCAAACCACCTATGATAAGCAGACCCGGCAGGCCAGCATCATTACCCAGCCCGGCGATCTGCCCGAAACCCTGACGCTGTTGCCGCCGGCTACCGCCTACGATGTCTGGCAAAACGACGGCTGGGTGACGGATGCCAAAACGCAGCAGGCCGCACAGGTCAGCGCGGCGCAACAGCAGATGGCCAGCTATCTCGCCCAGGCGGAAAAGCGCCTTGCCGTGCTGCAATACGCGGTGGAACTGGAGATGGCGACTGAGCAGGAAACCCAGGCGCTGAAGAACTGGAAAACCTATATGGTGCAGTTAAGCCGGTTGGACGTGTCGTCTGCGCCCGCTATCGACTGGCCGACCATGCCTGCCTGA